A window of Phytoactinopolyspora mesophila contains these coding sequences:
- a CDS encoding DUF6098 family protein: MLRGRELPVVPDLHTLNELVRCRPGLFLRQSEGPEVDLLSPTSRDYESGVEMPGLSVTTIAPEPWWPRPAIDWLARRICKYADLGLTEQRRPWLLQGRVVGRGPDHEPLVTDVQPVAWLDDTVIREARDRYQSCFDVGNDSKNGHRRRRVAS; the protein is encoded by the coding sequence ATGTTGCGGGGTCGCGAGTTGCCGGTCGTTCCCGACCTACACACCTTGAACGAGCTTGTCAGGTGCAGGCCCGGACTTTTCCTCCGGCAATCCGAAGGGCCTGAGGTGGATCTGTTGTCACCCACAAGCCGGGACTACGAGTCCGGCGTGGAGATGCCCGGCCTCTCGGTGACCACGATCGCACCGGAACCGTGGTGGCCGCGGCCGGCCATAGACTGGCTCGCCCGCAGGATTTGCAAGTACGCCGACCTGGGACTCACCGAACAACGACGTCCGTGGCTCCTGCAGGGACGAGTTGTCGGCAGAGGTCCTGACCACGAACCCCTCGTGACCGACGTGCAACCAGTGGCCTGGCTCGACGACACCGTCATCCGCGAAGCCAGGGATCGGTACCAGTCGTGCTTCGACGTCGGCAACGATTCGAAGAACGGCCACCGCCGGCGCCGGGTGGCAAGCTGA
- the truA gene encoding tRNA pseudouridine(38-40) synthase TruA has protein sequence MMQPTESRTRDGGLLRVRLDVAYDGTDFSGWARQPGRRTVQGVLEEALGMILRSESPQLTVAGRTDAGVHARGQVCHADIASSAWQAVPGRSSRRPEQALVRRLAGVLPDDVRVTAASIAPAGFDARFSATWRRYVYRVSDRPYGVDPLVRSHVLRHDRPLDLEAMNAAAVGLLGEHDFAAYCRAREGATTIRALRALHWERNLDGVVCGTVEADAFCHNQVRAMVGALLSVGDGRRRVDWPATVLSRRSRDSAVVVVPPHGLTLEQVGYPPDAQLAEQARRTRRVRTLPPG, from the coding sequence ATGATGCAGCCCACCGAATCCCGCACCCGGGACGGTGGGCTGCTGCGTGTGCGCTTGGACGTCGCCTACGACGGAACCGACTTCTCCGGATGGGCGAGACAACCAGGCCGGCGGACCGTGCAGGGCGTCCTCGAAGAGGCACTCGGGATGATCCTGCGCAGCGAATCGCCACAGCTCACCGTCGCCGGCCGGACCGATGCCGGGGTGCATGCGCGGGGCCAGGTCTGCCATGCCGACATCGCGTCCTCGGCCTGGCAGGCGGTGCCTGGGCGCTCATCCCGGCGCCCTGAGCAAGCTCTGGTGCGGCGCCTCGCGGGTGTGTTGCCGGACGACGTGCGAGTCACCGCCGCCAGCATCGCGCCGGCCGGATTCGATGCACGCTTCTCGGCGACATGGCGTCGTTACGTCTACCGGGTGTCGGACCGTCCGTATGGCGTCGATCCGCTCGTGCGATCACACGTGCTGCGACATGATCGCCCGCTCGACCTGGAAGCGATGAACGCGGCCGCCGTCGGTCTACTCGGTGAGCACGACTTCGCTGCGTACTGCCGGGCGAGAGAAGGCGCGACGACGATCCGTGCGCTGCGCGCGCTGCACTGGGAGCGAAACCTTGACGGGGTTGTGTGCGGCACCGTCGAGGCGGACGCGTTCTGTCACAATCAGGTCCGGGCCATGGTTGGTGCGCTGCTCTCGGTGGGCGACGGGCGTCGTCGCGTCGATTGGCCGGCGACGGTGTTGTCGCGTCGTTCCCGTGACTCGGCGGTTGTTGTGGTTCCGCCGCACGGGCTGACTCTCGAACAGGTCGGCTATCCGCCGGATGCTCAGCTAGCTGAACAGGCGCGTCGGACGCGGCGGGTCCGCACCCTGCCGCCTGGTTAG
- a CDS encoding alpha/beta fold hydrolase → MIPARTDATVRLGGLALRDHWFEVPLDHSAPGGETIRIFGREVAAAGKADDTSLPWLLFLQGGPGGKGPRPANASGWLGRAVQDFRVLLLDQRGTGRSAPVTSRTILRHGDAAGQASYLGHFRADSIVADAELIRTRLLGADGKWSVLGQSFGGFCTLTYLSFAPGGLAAAYITGGLAPILAAADDVYQRTYQHVRAKNSAFHAAFPEARAKLEAVAEHLRSHDVRLPDGSPLSVRRMQSAGDALGSRGRAPSLQYLLEEAFVDGPDGRELSDTFLADVHGMLSFAGRPLFAALHEPIYAQGSAPRWAAERLRPADFAPDAVPLLLTGEMIYPWMFDDDPALRPFRDAAHVLAERADWPPLYDPRVLASNEVPAAAALYLDDMYVDADLSAQTAEAVRGLRVWKTNAFEHDGLRESEDVLDRLIRMARGEI, encoded by the coding sequence GTGATTCCGGCGAGGACCGACGCAACCGTGCGGCTGGGCGGGCTTGCCCTACGTGATCATTGGTTCGAGGTACCGCTGGATCACAGCGCGCCCGGCGGCGAGACCATCCGGATATTCGGGCGTGAGGTCGCGGCGGCCGGCAAAGCCGACGACACCAGTCTGCCGTGGCTGCTGTTTCTCCAGGGTGGTCCGGGTGGAAAAGGCCCTCGGCCCGCGAACGCGAGCGGCTGGCTCGGCCGGGCCGTCCAGGACTTCCGCGTGCTATTGCTCGACCAGCGGGGAACCGGACGCTCGGCACCTGTCACATCCCGCACCATCCTCCGGCACGGCGACGCTGCGGGCCAGGCCAGCTATCTGGGCCATTTCCGGGCGGACTCGATCGTCGCCGACGCCGAGCTGATCCGGACGCGTCTTCTCGGAGCGGACGGCAAGTGGAGTGTCCTAGGACAGTCGTTCGGCGGCTTCTGTACCTTGACCTACCTCTCGTTCGCTCCGGGCGGCCTTGCCGCCGCGTACATCACCGGTGGGCTGGCGCCGATCCTCGCCGCGGCCGACGACGTCTACCAGCGGACGTATCAGCATGTTCGAGCCAAGAACAGTGCGTTTCACGCCGCCTTTCCCGAGGCCCGGGCCAAGCTGGAGGCCGTGGCGGAACACCTCCGGTCGCACGACGTGCGGCTACCGGACGGATCACCGCTGTCGGTGCGCCGGATGCAAAGCGCCGGCGACGCCCTGGGGAGCCGTGGCCGGGCTCCGTCGCTCCAGTACCTGCTCGAGGAGGCATTCGTTGATGGGCCGGACGGGCGGGAGCTGTCGGACACATTCCTCGCAGATGTACACGGCATGCTCTCCTTCGCCGGGCGGCCGCTCTTCGCTGCGCTGCATGAGCCGATCTACGCACAAGGTTCGGCGCCGCGTTGGGCAGCCGAGCGCTTGCGTCCGGCCGACTTCGCTCCCGATGCCGTACCGCTTCTGCTGACCGGCGAAATGATCTATCCGTGGATGTTCGACGACGACCCCGCGCTGCGTCCGTTCCGCGATGCCGCGCATGTGCTGGCCGAGCGTGCGGACTGGCCGCCGCTGTACGACCCAAGGGTGCTTGCCAGCAACGAGGTGCCGGCAGCGGCGGCGCTCTACCTCGACGACATGTACGTGGATGCGGACCTGTCGGCGCAGACCGCTGAGGCGGTGCGTGGGCTGCGGGTATGGAAGACAAATGCCTTTGAACATGACGGGTTGCGCGAAAGCGAGGACGTTCTGGACCGCCTGATCCGGATGGCGCGCGGCGAGATATAG